The following coding sequences lie in one Candidatus Tanganyikabacteria bacterium genomic window:
- a CDS encoding S8 family serine peptidase — MRRKLAGLVALSAIVGTVGCHRPLPTGTLAGASDLIDLEAIDRQESWAWQPRIALSAIVPPGEIELPEDGNRFIVRTLSDSAGRAVQSVVPAATAADLGALNLKLVVVPKDLDAERILAALRDTPGVAYAEPDHGARAFDFVPNDPYYKNQWGLPKISAPRAWDTARSSESIKIAILDTGIDPAHPDLKAKLAGAKNFSSSRKTDDVYGHGTHVAGIAAAGTHNALGVAGVAIHARLLNVKVLGDNGSGSYSGIINGLVWAVDNGASVVNMSLGGSSGSQAMTDAIAYALSKGVVVVAAAGNSGSSAPSYPAYIPGCIAVGATNASDGKPSWSNYGTWVDVAAPGESIYSTLPTGANRIGPKNYGSLSGTSMAAPFVAGAAAVLAAVPSSATVRERLEGTCDPIAGTGSLTAKGRINLARAVAFVASPDPLQTPAPEATGSPAPGASPVPAASPTPHPEPPSPGPSASPAPPAPGPSASPPPAPKPAPTATPKPAPTASPKPAPTATPKPAPTPKPTPTPKPTPKPTPTPKPPVKR; from the coding sequence ATGCGCCGCAAGCTCGCGGGTCTGGTCGCATTGTCGGCAATCGTGGGGACGGTCGGGTGCCACAGGCCGCTGCCGACCGGTACGCTCGCCGGGGCGAGCGACCTGATCGACCTGGAGGCGATCGATCGCCAGGAAAGCTGGGCCTGGCAGCCCCGCATCGCGCTGTCGGCGATCGTCCCACCGGGCGAAATCGAGCTTCCCGAGGACGGCAACCGCTTCATCGTGCGGACCCTGAGCGACTCCGCCGGGCGTGCCGTGCAGAGCGTCGTGCCGGCGGCCACCGCGGCCGATCTGGGCGCGCTGAACCTCAAACTGGTGGTGGTCCCAAAGGATCTCGATGCCGAGCGGATCCTGGCGGCCTTGCGCGACACCCCCGGCGTGGCCTATGCCGAACCGGACCACGGGGCTCGCGCGTTCGACTTCGTGCCCAACGATCCCTACTACAAGAACCAGTGGGGCCTGCCGAAGATCTCGGCGCCCAGGGCCTGGGATACCGCCCGGAGCAGCGAATCGATCAAGATCGCGATCCTGGACACCGGCATCGACCCGGCTCATCCGGACCTCAAGGCGAAGCTCGCGGGCGCCAAGAACTTCAGCTCGTCGCGCAAGACCGACGACGTGTACGGGCACGGCACGCATGTCGCGGGCATCGCCGCCGCGGGCACCCACAACGCCCTGGGGGTGGCGGGAGTTGCCATCCATGCTCGACTCCTCAACGTGAAGGTCCTCGGAGACAACGGGAGCGGGTCGTACTCCGGGATCATCAACGGCCTGGTGTGGGCGGTCGACAACGGCGCGTCGGTCGTCAACATGAGCCTGGGCGGCTCGTCCGGTAGCCAGGCCATGACGGACGCGATCGCCTACGCCCTGTCGAAGGGCGTCGTCGTCGTGGCGGCCGCCGGCAACTCCGGGTCGTCGGCGCCCAGTTATCCGGCATACATCCCCGGTTGCATCGCGGTCGGGGCGACGAATGCATCCGACGGCAAGCCTTCCTGGTCCAACTACGGTACGTGGGTCGACGTGGCGGCGCCGGGCGAGAGCATCTACTCGACCTTGCCGACCGGCGCCAACCGCATCGGTCCGAAGAACTACGGCTCACTCAGCGGGACGTCCATGGCGGCGCCCTTCGTGGCTGGCGCCGCGGCCGTCCTGGCAGCCGTCCCGTCGTCGGCGACCGTGCGCGAGCGCCTGGAAGGTACCTGCGACCCGATCGCCGGCACCGGATCCCTCACCGCCAAGGGGCGCATCAATCTGGCCAGGGCCGTGGCGTTCGTCGCGTCGCCGGATCCCCTCCAGACGCCGGCACCCGAGGCGACCGGATCCCCGGCGCCGGGAGCGAGCCCCGTACCGGCCGCCTCGCCGACGCCGCACCCCGAGCCTCCGAGCCCCGGGCCTTCGGCTTCGCCCGCCCCACCGGCCCCGGGCCCGTCGGCTTCGCCTCCGCCGGCGCCGAAACCGGCTCCGACGGCCACGCCGAAACCGGCGCCGACCGCGTCGCCGAAGCCGGCTCCGACGGCCACGCCGAAACCGGCGCCAACTCCCAAGCCGACGCCAACGCCCAAGCCGACGCCGAAGCCGACCCCTACACCCAAGCCGCCGGTCAAGCGGTAA